The Acidobacteriota bacterium genome has a window encoding:
- the ispH gene encoding 4-hydroxy-3-methylbut-2-enyl diphosphate reductase — MKVKRAEKYGFCSGVRIADMKVKRFARKGGTGSILGQVVHNERVVQEMADLGVSTVDSIEETTGPTIVFSAHGVPPSFHERATKTGLEVLDTTCKFVYDIHRESDTARDEGWHLVFIGDPNHREVIGYTNDLDPSRYHILSTVEQAEAIDWSRYPKIKVFYQTTLNAEEFEPVVRVIEAKGAETARADTICYATKENQEAAKALAGDPEVDVIVVVGGKKSANTRHLYEICRAIKPSYLVHEVEDIQPEWFEGASVVGLTAGSSTPDYMIDEVEASITGVREEVEAS, encoded by the coding sequence TTGAAGGTCAAACGCGCAGAAAAATACGGCTTCTGTTCCGGCGTCCGCATTGCGGACATGAAGGTCAAGCGTTTCGCCCGGAAGGGCGGAACCGGCTCGATCCTCGGGCAGGTCGTCCATAACGAACGAGTCGTCCAGGAGATGGCTGATCTCGGCGTGTCCACGGTCGATTCGATCGAGGAGACGACGGGCCCGACAATCGTCTTCTCTGCGCACGGGGTGCCCCCTTCCTTTCATGAACGTGCGACGAAGACAGGCCTCGAGGTTCTCGATACCACCTGCAAGTTCGTCTACGACATCCACAGGGAGTCCGACACCGCACGTGACGAAGGATGGCACCTGGTATTCATCGGTGACCCGAATCATCGCGAGGTGATCGGCTATACGAACGACCTCGATCCGTCGCGCTACCACATTCTCTCGACGGTCGAGCAGGCCGAGGCGATCGACTGGAGCCGATATCCGAAGATCAAGGTCTTCTACCAGACGACGCTCAACGCGGAAGAGTTCGAGCCCGTCGTCCGGGTGATCGAGGCGAAGGGAGCAGAAACGGCTCGCGCGGATACGATCTGTTACGCCACCAAAGAAAATCAGGAGGCTGCAAAGGCTCTGGCCGGTGATCCCGAGGTCGACGTCATCGTCGTCGTCGGTGGCAAGAAGAGCGCGAACACGCGGCACCTCTATGAGATCTGCCGGGCGATCAAGCCGTCCTATCTGGTTCACGAGGTCGAAGACATTCAGCCGGAATGGTTCGAAGGCGCGAGCGTGGTCGGCCTCACGGCCGGCTCATCGACGCCGGACTACATGATCGACGAAGTCGAGGCGAGCATCACGGGTGTACGGGAGGAAGTGGAAGCCTCATGA